One genomic region from Gadus morhua chromosome 9, gadMor3.0, whole genome shotgun sequence encodes:
- the LOC115550824 gene encoding proprotein convertase subtilisin/kexin type 5 has protein sequence MDAMWRIQLFLFKQSAHPSTDAMATQRDVFRQQCRRHCPQSTYEDPERRLCQLCSAPCTECRSDTHCLACQTGHFMNGHNFDEKKAKKTGECVKQCPRQSFPDADGWRCQTCHSSCQSCHGPRSTHCDSCVGGKPSVHGQCPLVSCPEGQYDKSGECHSCDSSCKTCFGPQALDCSSCFTGHLLDPESSCVEHCPQGTYANTSTQLCEACSTNCEACLGSSDVCTSCSRSSYIFLHQGKCWSNCPEGFFETNEGSCEACDGSCLTCDAGPTQCLSCAEGRFLESGGCGLNCSLRTFPGEDGTCRRCPPHCDVCSDQRTCFRCSFLYLILNGACKASCPAGYYDDMEDGRCGTCHNTCSTCFGPLADDCETCSKATPKLYDGACATDCPPGTYYETAAMECQECHQTCARCFGSEANQCTQCERGLVLDPSTLLCGVTGDTECPPRTYLHDDHFTCKACHRQCHSCSGQGQDQCLTCTAPKFLYNRTCVTVCPARTFSSQQAADGAELRACLPCDHVCAACSGPSPNDCLTCSPGFLRLQTLCVSSCPAGYYREGSSCEECDRSCEQCTGPGPGFCQACAAPLLELLGTRLCVERCPRRFYQLDAVCHRCHISCQTCTGDASPKSCLTCDLGNTLLDNVCYPRCGEGKYYAQKDLCEPCHSSCRHCAGAGPAHCLSCLPHFGLHAMEGRCAPCCQTRGNDTNCCVCDTITALCTEAPLPKSGDLGGKANLNTEPARSEGHALAGLPLALLLALGLALAAFALVRARAKKRLCWHRSYERLSGSARGTMPHGVPEPDGGGEVDVVYTTKGGSVYRRYSFYHDQDPDVAQHDADDNVDSLNRS, from the exons ATGGATGCTATGTGGCGCATCCAGCTGTTCCTCTTCAAACAATCAGCGCATCCCAGCACCGACGCCATGGCAACACAGCGGGACGT CTTCAGGCAGCAGTGCCGTAGACACTGCCCCCAGAGCACCTACGAGGACCCGGAGAGGAGGCTGTGCCAGCTCTGCAGCGCGCCCTGCACCGAGTGCAGGAGTGACACACACTGCCTGGCCTGCCAGACCGGACACTTCATGAATG gacacaactTTGACGAGAAAaaagccaaaaag ACGGGGGAGTGTGTGAAGCAGTGTCCCCGGCAGAGCTTCCCTGACGCCGATGGGTGGCGCTGCCAGACCTGCCACAGCTCCTGCCAGTCGTGTCACGGGCCGCGCTCCACCCACTGTGACTCCTGTGTGGGCGGGAAGCCATCGGTCCACGGCCAGTGCCCCCTGGTCAGCTGTCCAGAGGGCCAGTACG ACAAGAGCGGTGAATGCCATTCTTGTGATTCCTCCTGCAAGACCTGCTTTGGTCCACAAGCTTTGGACTGTTCATCTTGTTTTACAG GTCATCTCCTGGACCCTGAGAGTTCATGTGTAGAGCACTGCCCGCAAGGGACCTACgccaacacctccacccagctGTGTGAGGCCTGCTCCACTAACTGTGAGGCCTGCCTGGGCTCCAGCGACGTGTGCACCAGCTGCTCAAGAAGTAGCTACATcttcctccaccagggaaaGTGCTGGTCCAACTGCCCAGA AGGATTCTTCGAGACAAACGAAGGGTCCTGTGAAGCCTGCGACGGCTCCTGTCTGACGTGCGACGCCGGCCCCACCCAGTGCCTCTCGTGTGCCGAGGGCCGCTTCCTGGAGAGCGGCGGCTGCGGCCTCAACTGCTCCCTGCGGACCTTCCCCGGGGAGGACGGCACCTGCCGGCGCTGCCCGCCTCACTGCGACGTCTGCTCGGACCAGAGGACCTGTTTCA GATGCAGCTTCCTGTACCTGATCCTGAATGGCGCCTGTAAGGCCAGCTGCCCCGCGGGGTACTATGACGACATGGAGGATGGCCGCTGCGGCACCTGCCACAACACCTGCAGCACCTGTTTCGGGCCCCTGGCCGACGACTGCGAGACGTGCTCCAAGGCCACGCCCAAGCTGTACGACGGGGCCTGTGCCACGGACTGCCCCCCCGGCACCTACTACGAGACCGCAGCCATGGAATGCCAAG AGTGCCACCAGACATGTGCGAGATGCTTCGGCTCTGAGGCCAACCAGTGTACCCAGTGTGAGAGAGGCCTAGTGCTGGACCCAAGCACCTTGTTGTGTGGCGTGACTGGTGACACCGAATGCCCGCCCAGAACCTACCTGCACGACGACCACTTCACCTGCAAGGCCTGCCACCGCCAGTGCCACTCCTGCAGCGGGCAGGGCCAGGACCAATGCCTGACGTGCACTGCGCCTAAGTTCCTCTACA ACAGaacgtgtgtgactgtgtgcccTGCCAGGACGTTCAGCTCCCAGCAGGCGGCCGACGGGGCGGAGTTGAGGGCCTGTCTACCATGTGACCACGTGTGTGCCGCCTGTTCGGGGCCTTCCCCTAACGACTGCCTCACCTGCTCACCTGGATTTCTGCGTCTCCAAACTCTCTGTGTGTCCAGTTGTCCTGCAGG GTACTACCGAGAAGGCTCCAGCTGTGAGGAGTGTGACCGCTCCTGTGAACAGTGCACGGGCCCGGGGCCTGGGTTCTGCCAAGCCTGCGCTGCTCCTTTGTTGGAGCTGCTGGGCACGAGGCTGTGCGTGGAGCGTTGCCCACGCCGGTTCTATCAACTCGACGCCGTCTGCCATCGTTGCCACATCAGCTGCCAGACCTGCACGGGAG ATGCCTCTCCTAAGAGCTGCCTGACGTGTGACTTGGGCAACACCCTGTTGGATAACGTATGTTACCCACGGTGTGGGGAGGGCAAGTACTATGCACAAAAG GACCTTTGTGAGCCATGCCACAGCTCGTGCAGACACTGTGCCGGTGCAGGGCCTGCCCACTGTCTATCCTGCTTACCCCATTTCGGCCTCCACGCCATGGAGGGCCGATGTGCCCCTTGCTGCCAAACCCGGGGGAACGACACAAACTGCTGCGTGTGTGACACAATCACAG CCCTGTGTACAGAGGCCCCTCTGCCCAAGTCGGGAGATCTCGGCGGGAAGGCAAACCTGAACACGGAGCCCGCCAGGAGCGAAGGGCACGCATTGGCTGGCCTGCCCTTGGCCCTGCTGCTGGCACTTGGACTGGCGCTGGCCGCGTTCGCCCTGGTCAGGGCGCGGGCCAAGAAGAGGCTGTGTTGGCACCGCAGCTACGAGAGACTGAGCGGGAGCGCGAGAGGCACAATGCCCCACGGCGTGCCTGAGCCAGATGGCGGCGGCGAGGTGGACGTGGTGTACACCACCAAGGGGGGGTCGGTGTACCGCCGCTACAGCTTCTACCACGACCAAGACCCCGACGTCGCCCAGCACGACGCGGATGACAACGTGGACTCCCTCAACCGATCCTAG